A genome region from Verrucomicrobiota bacterium includes the following:
- a CDS encoding hybrid sensor histidine kinase/response regulator: MILQSAIRNPQFEAPQFTNPTIQPSSGPPACVLVVDDTLANLQLLAGFLKDRGYRVCLAPSGKLALQAVQTDPPDLILLDINMPEMNGYEVCQRLKADPATADIPVIFISALTEMTDKMHAFAVGGVDYVTKPFQFKEVEARVATHLELRRQKRELQASYARLQELEHLRDSLVHMVVHDLRSPLSVMLMGIRMLGTSPLAQDPDSKDILQTACSCANTLEKMVTQLLDVSRLEAGQMPLAKKECDLAQIAQTALASLGALASGRQVSLSLSATEPVPAVCDPDLIRRVIENLLGNALKFSPATGAVQLAVTREGLNARIAVSDHGRGILPEYHQKIFEKFGQVECREKRLGTGLGLAFCKLAVEAHGGRIGVESTVGQGSTFWFELPGH; encoded by the coding sequence ATGATTCTGCAATCCGCAATCCGCAATCCGCAATTTGAAGCTCCCCAATTCACAAATCCAACCATCCAACCATCCAGCGGTCCCCCCGCCTGCGTGCTGGTCGTGGATGACACCCTCGCCAATCTCCAGTTGCTGGCCGGCTTCCTCAAAGACCGTGGCTACCGGGTCTGCCTGGCCCCCAGCGGCAAGCTGGCCTTGCAAGCCGTCCAAACCGACCCGCCCGACCTGATCCTTCTCGACATTAACATGCCCGAAATGAACGGTTACGAGGTCTGCCAACGCCTGAAAGCCGATCCCGCCACCGCCGATATCCCCGTCATTTTTATCAGCGCCTTGACGGAGATGACCGACAAGATGCACGCCTTTGCCGTGGGCGGCGTGGATTACGTCACCAAGCCCTTCCAGTTCAAGGAGGTCGAGGCCCGCGTCGCCACCCACCTGGAACTCCGCCGCCAGAAACGCGAACTGCAGGCCAGCTACGCCCGGCTCCAGGAATTGGAGCACCTGCGGGATAGCCTGGTACACATGGTGGTGCATGACCTGCGTTCGCCCTTGAGTGTCATGCTGATGGGGATCCGAATGCTGGGTACCAGCCCGCTGGCGCAAGACCCCGATAGTAAAGACATCCTGCAAACCGCTTGCAGTTGTGCCAACACCTTGGAGAAAATGGTCACGCAATTGCTGGACGTCAGCCGTTTGGAGGCGGGCCAGATGCCCCTCGCCAAAAAGGAGTGTGACCTGGCGCAAATCGCCCAAACCGCCCTGGCTTCCCTCGGTGCCTTGGCGAGTGGGCGGCAGGTGTCTTTGTCTTTGAGCGCCACGGAGCCGGTTCCGGCCGTGTGCGATCCCGACCTGATCCGCCGCGTCATCGAGAATCTCCTGGGTAACGCCCTCAAGTTCAGTCCGGCAACTGGCGCGGTGCAATTGGCCGTCACGCGCGAAGGCCTGAATGCCCGCATAGCCGTGAGCGACCATGGTCGGGGAATCCTGCCGGAATATCACCAGAAAATCTTCGAGAAATTCGGCCAGGTGGAATGCCGGGAAAAACGGCTCGGCACCGGCTTGGGCCTGGCATTCTGCAAACTGGCCGTCGAAGCCCACGGTGGCCGCATCGGCGTGGAAAGCACGGTAGGCCAGGGCAGCACCTTCTGGTTTGAACTGCCGGGTCACTGA
- the purE gene encoding 5-(carboxyamino)imidazole ribonucleotide mutase codes for MNESKKPLVGVIMGSQSDWDTMQHCAAQLDALQVPYEVRVISAHRTPDLLFEYASSAVARGLEVIIAAAGGAAHLAGVTAAKTPLPVLGVPMESKSLQGLDSLLSMVQMPGGVPVGTLAIGKPGAINAALFATAMLGNKYPEFRAAYEQFRQAQTQKGAANQQIKT; via the coding sequence ATGAACGAGAGCAAAAAACCATTGGTCGGGGTCATCATGGGCAGCCAATCCGATTGGGACACCATGCAGCATTGCGCGGCCCAGTTGGATGCTTTGCAGGTGCCCTATGAAGTAAGGGTGATTTCGGCACACCGGACCCCTGATCTCCTGTTTGAGTATGCGTCCAGCGCCGTGGCGCGCGGGTTGGAAGTCATTATTGCCGCTGCCGGCGGCGCGGCGCACCTGGCCGGGGTGACGGCGGCCAAGACGCCGCTGCCGGTGTTGGGCGTGCCGATGGAATCCAAATCGCTGCAAGGGCTGGACTCGTTGCTTTCGATGGTCCAGATGCCTGGCGGGGTGCCGGTGGGCACGCTGGCCATCGGCAAGCCGGGCGCCATCAACGCCGCCTTGTTTGCCACGGCAATGCTGGGAAATAAATATCCTGAGTTCCGGGCCGCGTACGAGCAGTTCCGCCAGGCACAGACCCAGAAGGGGGCGGCCAACCAACAAATCAAGACGTGA